GTGTGGAACCAGACTGCGGCAGCGTGCACTCTCGGGACAGGCAGCCGTGCCACAGGTAATTCTAGACCCAGCCGACTGAAGTTGCCGTGAGACGCACCAAGGGATGTAGGGGCTGGAGAACATCTGTGGGGGAGACTTCCTGGAGGCGGTGGCTTCTGGGGTGGCTTTGGGGGTCCCCTGTACGATAGAGAGACTGTCGATGGGCAGGAAGGGCCCGCTAGACCCGACCTCTCCCCTGCACGGTACCGGCTAATGTCTGTGCAGCACTTGACCATGCTGCTTTCCTTCCCGGGTTATCTGACCACAGAGCACGCCTGCGAGGTAGGTATGGTCGTCCCCATTCTGCAGTTAAGGAAACCGAGGCTTGAGAACGGGAGGTGACTTGCTTGGACCCAAGGGCTGGACACCCCACAGCCGGGGCACGTGGGGCTCTGCGGGGCTTTCCCGAGGCTGCTGCAACGAAGTACCGTGAGCCGGGGCCTCAAACGACAGAAGTGGCTTGTCTCACCGTTCCAGGGGCTGGAAGTCGAAATCAAGGGGTCAGCGGGGCCTGCTCCCTCCGTGTGTCTCTGTATCCAGAATCCCCTTTTCCTGTAAGGACACCAATCgtgggattagggcccacccgGGTGCAGTATGGCTCATCTTAGCTCAGTTACActtgcaaagaccctatttctcaatgaggtcacattcacaggtcccaggggtCAGGACTGGACTGTATCTTTTTGGGGGATGCATTTCAAGCCACAGCAGGCTCTTGGCACGCTGGTCTTGCCCATCAGGTCGTGAGTTCTTgcccagctcagagcctgggCCTTTGATGCTCTAAAGCAGCCCTCACACTGCTCGGAGGGCCggcaggtggaggggtggggactgTGAGTGTGCATGAGGGAGGGTGTGCCTGTGGCTGTGCGAGTGTGTGTGCAAGTCAGCTGGTGTGTTTGTGGGAGGACGGGGGGCACAGATTCATGGCCCTCCCGTGCTGTCGTCCGCCTGCACCTCCCTGGCTGCAGCCCGTCCTGCCTGACCTCATGGGTGGGTGGGGGCCCAGGAGGAGGCCCTCAGGCCGGGGTGGGGTCCTATCCCTGGGTCGCCCAGCCAGCTGACCCtgcacctccccaccccacagggaCCCGGGAGTCCGCCTTCGTGTATGCGCTGTCTGCGGCTGCCATCAGCCACGCCATCGCCCGGGCCTGCACCACCGGCGACCTGCCCGGCTGCTCCTGCGGCCCCGTCCCAGGTGAGCCACCCGGGCCCGGGAACCGCTGGGGAGGATGTGCGGACAACCTCAGCTACGGGCTCCTCATGGGGGCCAAGTTTTCCGATGCTCCTATGAAGGTGAAAAAAACAGGATCCCAAGCCAATAAACTGATGCGTCTACACAACAGTGAAGTGGGGAGACAGGTAACCACCCCCCCGAGATGGTTGTGCTTGTGCCCATTGGCAGAAAAGGGCCACCTGGCGTGCCCTGgtggagggggtggtggggggacGGGCCCTGACCCACCCACACCGATGCGCTCCCGGCTTCCCCAGCTCTTCCCTGTGCAGCTTCTTGGAGCCTGCCTGGCTGTCCTCCTCCAGGGGGTCCACCGGGATATGGGTTGCAGAACGTTGACTGAGCAGAAGGAGGACTGAGCTAGGAGTCAGGAGCTCCGAGTCCTACCTTGGCTCTGGCACTCAACttgctgtgtgacactgggcaagtcactacctctctggcctcatttgTTCCATCTATAGAATGGGGTGGCTCGGTGCTCTCTAGTGCCCGTCAGCCGTGTTCCTCGGGCTCCTCCTCTGGGGCTCCGGGCCGAGGCTGAGTCGGGTGGTGGCGTGGATGGGGCTGTGGGCAGCAGCCCAGCCTAAGGAGCCGTCTCCCTCGCTCTAACAGGGACCCTCTCCGAGGCCCAAAACCCACCCCACCCTCCAAAACACAGCTTCCCCTTGACCTCTGCGCTTAGCGATGTTTCATTAATTCTTCACCTCATTCCACAGGAGGTCGGGTGAGCGGATgcgtgagtgaatgaatggactgttttatttttttgaaaattaaaaaaacccaactttaTACTGatctgtgtgccagacactgtggtgGGTGCTTGGTTGGTCTCCTCTCCTGTGGTCCACAGAACGACCCTGGAGGAGGCAGTTTTCCCTCCTTGCAGGTGGGCAATGGGGTCGCAGCATCTCTCGACCTCCACCCCACAGCCCCATTAGGCCCGTGAGAGCAACcaagggagacagaaagagcttGGGTGGCTCGGCCAAGGACATGCGGCATGATGGAGCCCAGGGCCGTGGGACTCTGTGTCCTCGCCTGGTCTCCCTTGTGTAAGGATTCTAGGATGTGCCGGCCATCTTTggacagttggggaaactgaggccaattCACCCTGTGCGTCTGTAGCCGAGCCTGGCGAGGGACCCAGGACTCCTGCCTCCCAACGCTGCCGGCCTGCCCCCCATCCTTGAAACGCAGCAGGagcccttccccccccccccccaagcacCCAGCCCACTCCCCTGCACGGCCAGGCCTGGGTCTCCAGCGCAACAGCCAGCGCCTCCCACAGTGCAGTCCACAGGGTCCTCAGCCTCGGGGGCACACTGGGCTGTCCCTGGGCCCTGCTGCCAGGGACCTGGCCTCCCTGGGGCCGTCTGCAGCCCACGCCATCCCTTCCCCCAGCTGCGGCACCACCCCCAGAGGCCTCTCTGAGGGTGAATGTCATCATCACAGCTACAATGTGTCAGAGCTGACCCACCTGGGCCTCAGGGAGCTCTGGGCCCTCCCTCCGAGTATGCCTCTCCTTGCCACTCAAAACGCCCCTGGGAGGCGGAACGGGCCCTGCGGGGGCTGCACTTCATTCCTGTGTTCCCCACAGGCTTTGCTGAGCCAATTCCACACTTTAGACCCAGACGGACTCCCTCACCCCCCACTTCCTGGGGAGGGGGGAGCCCTGGGCCCTTGACCAGCTCCCTGACTGATCACCGAGGGATTTGAGGCAAGtccctgcctctctgtgcctcggttttccCATCTTTCTGATGCAGGGGGTAGGCCCAGGAGATCCATTAATACTTgcagctgttggcaggaggcaggcaggagggcTGGCCCAGGTGGAGGGCTCTGAATCCTGTGTGCAAAGAAGCGGGGATTAAAACGCAGAACTGAAAGACCCCTGGGTacccatggggaaactgaggcccagggaagatgGTGGGAAGAATCTCTTCCGAAGCCAGGATTAGTCTCCCCAAGCGCCGGAGCCCAAGCTTCCCCTCCACCAGAATTATTACTTAGACTGATGTTTCAAGACCTGTGTTGGCTTAACTTTGATAGTCCACAAAACCCTTCCCCACACGTCCTCTCACtgaatccttacaacaactctgCGAGGTGGCACTTACTGCCGCTCTGGAGGGCAGACAGAGGTGCTGAGAGGTGAAGTGGCTTGCTCAGGGTCACCAGGCAGTGGTGGGAAAGGCCAGCCAGGCCAGGGACCAGCCCCCGTGCAGTctcctcctgtcccttccccGGCCCCCcctcccattcctccctccctcccttctcctcttttttccctctttttccagcAAGCATTTTGTGAATCCCGTTTTTGTGTGAGAGAAAAAGGATGGAACAATTAAAAGCCATGGCTTTTGGCATCACCCTTGGACCTGGGCTCAAAGCCCAGCTCCAAGATTTTCTagctgtgcagccttgggcatgagacagcctctctgagccttcatttcctcttcttgcaGTGGGGGAAGTAATGATACCCCGTGTGGGGATGTCTTGATGATTAAGCCATATGTGTTAGAGCACTTGGTATACAGTAGGTGTATAAGCGGCATCCTTTACCCCTACAAATGTCActctcttcctgcccctcccagctgccCCCCAGGTTGGAGGAGGAGCTGAGGACCTACAACGCCCACCCAGCTTTAGAGTAAAAAGCCCCATCACTTGAGGCCCGGGCAGACGATGACTCCCCAAGAGCACCCGGCCcgcagggggtgggggcagggggcagggcaggctggggaggggtcGCTGGCCGCCCAGCCCGACGCCCTCCCTGTCTGCAGGCTCTGCGCGCCTCTCTGGAAATGAAGTGTAAGTGCCACGGGGTATCCGGCTCCTGCTCCATCCGCACCTGCTGGAAGGGGCTGCAGGAGCTACGGGATGTGGCCGCAGACCTCAAGACCCGCTACCTGTCGGCCACCAAGGTCGTGCACCGACCCATGGGCACCCGCAAGCACCTGGTGCCCAAGGACCTGGACATCCGGCCCGTGAAGGACTCGGAGCTGGTCTATCTGCAGAGCTCCCCTGACTTCTGCATGAAGAACGAGAAGGTGGGCTCCCACGGGACACAGGACAGGTAAGGGCCGGCCGCCCCCCAGGCCCCCGACAGGAAGGGGTCAGCTATTCTGCATGTGCCCCAccccagctcagggccaggtgcACAGTCAGGCCTCTGTGGGCATCTGGGGAATGGAGTCCCTGCCCAGTGGAGGGAGGCGGCCCCAGGAATGCCAAGTGGAGGTGCCAGGGTCCCAGGGGCCCCCGCAGAGCTTCTGGGAGTGGCTGTTGGACACTTCGCCCAGGCAGGCGTCCCTCGGGAGTAGAGGCTGGTGGGAGGCCCCGCCCCACCTTCTTCCTAGTGGGGAGACAGATGGGAAGAGGCAGTGACTATACTGGGAGACGGGGGTTAGGAGCGAGGCTGCCCGACGTAAACTAGATCCTCGGTAAATGTCTGTCAAATGAATTAGTGAAGGATAAGTGTCACAATCTGCTCATTGGACAAATGAGGAAGTGAGACACGAGGGGCGGTGGGGGCAGTGGCCAGCCTACCGCCACCCGGGAGGTCTGCACAGGGTGGAGGCAGAACCAGGGCAGCTGCCATCCAGAGGGGCAGCAGGAGAGCGAGGTCTGCCTGCATTCGTAGGGGAAGTGTTCCCATGTCCCCGGACATGCGTGCACCCACCGGGCCCCAGCGCTCTCCCCTTGGTCCCCAGTttcagagccagggctggggtccCTACCTCTGGCCCCATCACTGCTGCTGCAGTCGGCTCAGGACAGGAGAGGGAGTGAGCCAGTGGTGACTGCAGACCTACCGTGTGCTGGGCAGGgctggtgaggatgcaggggAGCAGCATTTCCCAGAGGTGGTTCTGTAAGGAGCCAGTCCTGCGATGCTCTATCAGAACCAGTTCTGCAATCAGATacgtttgggaaattctctttgGCGATCCACGAGGCACGAGAGCACATGACGGCTGGGAGGAATGCGCAGGAAAGGGGCTGTGGCAGGCGGCGTTTCCCAGAGGTGTTGGGCTGTGGAACTCTTCTATTAAGGAGCCCCTAATGGCATTCCACAAAACTCGCATTCTGCGGGGTTAAAAGAATATTGAACCAGAGCGAGGGTGTCTGAGAacgtgtctggcacatagttggtgccTGGCCAGCCTTTGCTTCCTCCACAGCCCACGTTCCTGTCTCCAGGAGAGGGGGGCGCCCGCTGTGGGGGCCCCGTCCTCACAGGCCAGGGCAGCAGGCTCTGTGAAGACGCCTGGGCTCCCATCTGGAGGCCAGATTGAGGGGGTCGGGTGGAGTGAAGATGGAACCAGGTCGGGCCAGGgagatgggaaggagggagaggctgggctgaggcAGCCAGGGGGGGTGTGAGGAGGGTGGGGAAGCCCGTCGAGGACCCCAGATCTCCCTGGATCCAtggggggctgtgtgtgtgtcagggaaGGATGGTCCCCACTGACGTCACAGCTCCCTGGCTCTGGGACCTGGAGCAGAGCCCTTGCTTCCCTGGGGCTCAGTCCCATCCTCATGCAGTGATGATGGTACCACACACCTCGGAGGGGGATGGGAGGTTGGAGGCCAGGTTTTCAGACATCGCATGTCAGGgatccagaaataaaaatggaactgGCCTCCTTCCCACCACCGTTTCCTGGAGGAATGTCCAGAGACCTTCAGGATAAGGCTGAGGGGGACTCATGGTGTAGAGTGACTAAACAaagcccagaaaggttaagtgacttgccttcagtcacacagccagtaggcagcagagctggggtttgaacccaggtctgtgtggCTCTGGGGATGTGTTCTTCCTGCTGTTTCCTCCTGCCCGGAGCTGCTCGCAGCCTCCACGTGCAGGTCCTGTCACCTCCCGGCTCTCCCTCCAGGTGCTCCCCTCCTTCCGGCCCCACGGTCCTTCCCAGCTCAGCCCTCGGCCTCTCTTACTCAGCGGCTGTccagcctcctcctggcctcCGTGCCTCCAGCCCTACCATCCGTCTGTTCTCTCACCGCTCTTCTATTAGGTCAGGGCAGGCTGTCTTTTCTCTGCCCCCAGTGCCCTTTCCCCTCCTCTGCATCTTAGATTCCTGCTTGTCTTCCTGAAATGGCCCGCatggcccctcctcctccaggaagccttccgaAACGCTCACAGGAGTTCTCACCCCATGGGACCTTGTACAGGCCTCCACTCCAT
The Equus caballus isolate H_3958 breed thoroughbred chromosome 7, TB-T2T, whole genome shotgun sequence genome window above contains:
- the WNT11 gene encoding protein Wnt-11; translated protein: MRVRPQLCEALLFALALQTGVCYGIKWLALSKTPAALALNQTQHCKQLEGLVSAQVQLCRSNLELMRTVVHAAREATKACRRAFSDMRWNCSSIELAPNYLLDLERGTRESAFVYALSAAAISHAIARACTTGDLPGCSCGPVPGEPPGPGNRWGGCADNLSYGLLMGAKFSDAPMKVKKTGSQANKLMRLHNSEVGRQALRASLEMKCKCHGVSGSCSIRTCWKGLQELRDVAADLKTRYLSATKVVHRPMGTRKHLVPKDLDIRPVKDSELVYLQSSPDFCMKNEKVGSHGTQDRQCNKTSHGSDSCDLMCCGRGYNPYTDRVVERCHCKYHWCCYVTCRRCERTVERYVCK